A genomic stretch from Nocardia wallacei includes:
- a CDS encoding DUF1003 domain-containing protein yields the protein MSQPPRADQHPVVVDFRSRRRDNWQLRLADWTTRFAGSMPFVYLHAAGFAGWMILCEDSPWPTLTLVVSLEAIFLSTFVMIGQNRAAEFQQLKADHDFAEEELELETNTELTRAIHVMTTELHRRIIEENAGPADES from the coding sequence ATGTCACAACCACCCCGCGCCGATCAGCATCCGGTTGTGGTCGACTTCCGGAGCAGGCGCAGGGACAACTGGCAGCTGCGGTTGGCGGATTGGACCACTCGGTTCGCCGGATCGATGCCCTTCGTCTATCTCCATGCGGCGGGGTTCGCCGGGTGGATGATTCTCTGCGAGGACAGTCCGTGGCCGACGCTGACGCTCGTGGTGTCGCTGGAGGCGATCTTCCTGTCGACCTTCGTCATGATCGGGCAGAACCGTGCGGCCGAGTTCCAGCAACTGAAAGCCGATCACGACTTCGCCGAGGAAGAACTCGAACTCGAGACGAACACCGAACTGACCCGGGCCATTCACGTCATGACCACAGAACTACATCGCCGAATCATCGAGGAGAATGCCGGCCCGGCCGACGAATCGTGA
- a CDS encoding 1-phosphofructokinase family hexose kinase gives MSIVTLTMNPAVDIATRAPALLPTDKMRCSTPRFDPGGGGVNVARTAVALGESATAVFPAGGHTGRFLIEMVRAAVPVRAVPVAEPTRESFSVSDTGSGRQYRFVFPGARLTPAEQHRCLAAVEEVARSARYLVASGSLPPGVPETYFQQVADLADTLGVPLILDTSGAPLRAMRRGVYLLKPSVRELADCVGHPLPNRADQVTAARELIAAGVARIVVVSLGAEGALAVTAAGDEWFAPITVPVRSGIGAGDAMVGGLTVGLARGLDLDDAVRLGIAAATATLTTPGTGVGLPSRIRQLYHDLTGSATVLG, from the coding sequence ATGTCGATCGTCACGCTCACGATGAACCCCGCGGTCGACATCGCCACCCGCGCCCCGGCATTGCTTCCCACCGATAAAATGCGCTGTAGCACACCGCGGTTCGATCCCGGTGGCGGTGGAGTCAACGTCGCGCGCACTGCGGTGGCCCTGGGGGAATCGGCCACCGCGGTCTTCCCGGCGGGCGGGCACACGGGGCGGTTTCTCATCGAGATGGTCCGCGCGGCGGTACCCGTCCGGGCCGTGCCGGTCGCGGAACCGACGCGAGAGAGCTTCTCGGTCAGCGACACCGGCTCCGGCCGGCAGTACCGATTCGTGTTCCCGGGGGCACGGCTGACCCCGGCCGAACAGCATCGGTGTCTGGCAGCGGTCGAGGAGGTCGCCCGTTCCGCCAGGTATCTCGTCGCCAGCGGAAGTCTGCCTCCCGGTGTGCCGGAAACCTACTTCCAGCAGGTGGCCGACCTCGCCGACACGCTGGGTGTGCCGTTGATCCTCGACACCTCCGGCGCACCGCTGCGCGCCATGCGCCGTGGTGTGTATCTGTTGAAGCCGAGTGTGCGGGAACTCGCCGACTGTGTCGGGCACCCGCTACCGAACCGGGCCGACCAGGTGACCGCGGCACGTGAGCTGATCGCGGCCGGTGTCGCGCGGATCGTGGTGGTGTCGCTGGGTGCGGAAGGCGCGCTGGCCGTCACCGCGGCGGGAGACGAGTGGTTCGCGCCGATCACGGTGCCGGTGCGTAGCGGTATCGGAGCGGGTGACGCGATGGTCGGCGGTCTCACCGTCGGGCTGGCCCGCGGGCTGGATCTCGATGACGCCGTTCGTCTCGGGATCGCCGCGGCCACCGCCACACTGACGACACCCGGGACGGGCGTGGGGCTACCGTCGCGAATTCGCCAGCTGTATCACGACCTTACCGGCTCGGCCACCGTGCTCGGATGA
- a CDS encoding AAA family ATPase, with protein sequence MPHDEPFAVLHETHSAVVLIQGDRAYKMKKPVVTDFLDFGTLARREQACARELELNRRLSPDVYLGVGRLTDPTGGPGEPVLVMRRMPDAARLSTVVAGAREAQSALSALTRVLAEFHDRANRSREIDRAAQVSAVRARWDSLLDGLTDPPVSEARVHHLRRLVTRYLDGRKPLFDKRIATGRIVDGHGDLHAGDIFVFPDGFRVLDCLDFDDTLRHVDRLDDIAFLAMDLEFLGHRDIADTLLAEYLTRTDDPAPPSLRHHYIAYRAVVRAKVNCIRCRQGADDAADHAARHVDLAIRHLEAGAVRLALVGGLPGTGKSTVAQALAHETGAILLSSDHIRAGRRAQGVLAGPAGVYGGGAYRPDARAQVYAVMRAEAETLLAAGHSVVLDASWCAADERRRAARSAADTHAELVEIRCTAPPSVATARITARHGGESEATPAIAAAMAADQAYWPAAVSLDTTRPLPDSIRAALCVWERTGER encoded by the coding sequence ATGCCGCACGACGAGCCTTTCGCCGTCCTCCACGAAACCCACTCCGCGGTGGTCCTGATACAGGGCGATCGCGCGTACAAGATGAAGAAGCCGGTCGTCACCGATTTCCTCGATTTCGGCACTCTCGCACGGCGCGAGCAGGCGTGTGCGCGCGAGCTGGAGCTGAACCGGCGACTGTCGCCGGACGTCTATCTCGGCGTCGGGCGACTCACCGATCCGACCGGGGGACCCGGCGAACCGGTCCTCGTCATGCGACGCATGCCGGACGCCGCGCGGTTGTCCACCGTGGTCGCCGGTGCGCGGGAGGCCCAGAGCGCACTGTCGGCGCTGACAAGGGTGCTCGCGGAATTTCACGACCGCGCGAACCGAAGCCGGGAGATCGACCGTGCCGCGCAAGTTTCCGCGGTTCGCGCTCGATGGGATTCGCTGCTGGACGGGCTCACCGATCCACCGGTGTCCGAGGCGCGCGTACACCACCTCCGGCGTTTGGTGACGAGGTATCTGGACGGCCGGAAGCCGTTGTTCGACAAGCGGATCGCGACCGGGCGGATCGTGGACGGGCACGGGGATCTGCACGCCGGTGACATCTTCGTGTTCCCCGACGGCTTCCGCGTCTTGGATTGCCTCGACTTCGACGACACACTGCGCCACGTCGACCGACTGGACGACATCGCTTTCCTGGCAATGGATCTGGAATTCCTCGGCCATCGCGATATCGCCGATACGCTACTCGCCGAGTATCTGACCCGCACCGACGATCCCGCGCCGCCGTCGCTGCGACACCACTACATCGCCTACCGAGCGGTGGTCCGCGCCAAGGTGAACTGCATCCGCTGCCGACAGGGCGCCGACGACGCGGCCGACCACGCCGCCCGCCACGTCGACCTGGCGATACGGCACCTGGAGGCCGGTGCGGTCCGGCTGGCGCTGGTCGGCGGATTGCCGGGCACCGGGAAGTCGACTGTCGCACAAGCGCTGGCCCACGAGACCGGCGCGATCCTGTTGTCCAGCGACCATATCCGCGCGGGCCGCCGGGCACAGGGCGTGCTCGCCGGTCCGGCGGGCGTCTACGGTGGCGGCGCCTACCGTCCGGACGCGCGGGCTCAGGTGTACGCAGTCATGCGCGCCGAGGCCGAGACACTGCTGGCAGCCGGCCACTCGGTGGTGCTCGACGCCAGCTGGTGTGCTGCCGACGAGCGCCGCCGCGCGGCCCGATCGGCCGCCGACACCCACGCCGAGCTCGTAGAGATCCGCTGTACCGCACCGCCTTCGGTCGCCACGGCGCGCATCACGGCCCGCCACGGCGGCGAATCCGAGGCGACGCCCGCGATCGCCGCCGCGATGGCCGCCGACCAGGCATACTGGCCTGCTGCGGTCAGCCTGGACACCACCCGCCCGCTGCCCGATAGCATCCGCGCCGCGTTGTGCGTGTGGGAGCGAACAGGCGAGCGCTGA
- a CDS encoding nitroreductase/quinone reductase family protein, whose amino-acid sequence MTVRSAGDRLSSGLLGMKGSLMGWYGDYLRWLYRGGRPNAFARLQNRWSAWAFGLGVLPHRAAALGVRGRRSGRTVWFPVVLTDHDGGRYVVSMLGEHTNWVRNLRAADGHAVLRHGRRETVRLIEVEPSRRAPVLWRYVQVAPGARPHIPVGREAPPSAFEPIAADYPVFRVEPCRGRRDQ is encoded by the coding sequence ATGACGGTCCGCTCGGCTGGTGATCGCCTGTCGTCCGGGCTTCTGGGGATGAAAGGATCGCTCATGGGGTGGTACGGAGATTACTTGCGGTGGCTGTACCGGGGCGGGCGTCCGAATGCCTTTGCGCGACTACAGAATCGGTGGTCAGCGTGGGCGTTCGGGCTCGGTGTGCTGCCGCATCGAGCGGCGGCGCTCGGCGTTCGGGGCCGCCGCAGTGGCCGTACGGTCTGGTTCCCCGTGGTGCTGACCGACCACGACGGCGGACGGTACGTGGTGTCGATGCTGGGGGAGCACACGAACTGGGTGCGCAACCTGCGGGCCGCGGACGGCCACGCGGTATTGCGGCACGGCCGCCGGGAAACGGTGCGGCTCATCGAGGTCGAGCCGAGTCGGCGGGCGCCTGTGCTGTGGCGCTACGTCCAGGTGGCGCCCGGTGCGCGACCGCATATTCCGGTAGGGCGGGAGGCACCGCCCTCGGCGTTCGAGCCGATCGCCGCCGACTACCCGGTGTTCCGCGTGGAGCCATGCCGCGGGCGCCGGGATCAATGA
- the otsB gene encoding trehalose-phosphatase, with translation MSTAGPTLDTRRYDAVIFDMDGVVTDSASVHFAAWTELFDAFLATRPASAGEDTAPFTTADYERYVDGKPRYDGVADFLTARRILLPFGEPADPDDAMTICGLGNRKDRLFLSRLHRDGVPAFASTIALIRRLRRAGVGTAVFSASRNCAEVLTAAGIADLFRIRVDGLVAQELALPGKPDPAMLVETARRLGADPVRTAVVEDSEAGVAAGRGGGFGLVIGVDRSGHADRLRGSGADVVVTDLAGVRVRDGFRKMWDLPDAVAAWPQIADLLDADSAAVLLDFDGTLAEIVADPDAATLVDGAGESLAALARVCPVAIVSGRGLDDVRKRVGVDGLWYAGSHGYELCAPDGTVHIHEAGAVAEPVLARAAADIEQRLRNVAGVRVEHKRFAVAVHHRNVARTAVGQVVGAAHEIGRRLGLRVTNGRMVTELQPDVDWDKGLALQWIMDRLGMPARPVYAGDDLTDEDAFDAIASDGIPIVVRQAENGDRRTAAHFALDGPARVRDFLDRLAELLSGADEAAASDSWLLTYDGYDPATEKLREALCTVGNGYLATRGAAPESRAAAHHYPGTYAAGIYNELRDEIAGRTVHNESLVNLPNWLPVRWRIDDSEWFDVDDTDILTYRQQFDLRRAVLIRTLRVRDRAGRVTAVTQRRFAAMHAPHLCALEMTVAAENWSGRLTITSGIDGTVRNTLVDRYRDLSGAHLAVRQAAPVGTGIALVFAETTQSRIPIATATRTVVYRDDETLVVAREFTSADNQPAHEFEIEIVAGERVLVEKVAAVHTGHDTAISDPAAQALRSLADAGRFAELLSRHTTAWEHLWARLRIDADGSAHLARTTRLHLIHLAQTLSPHTADLDAGVPARGLHGEAYRGHVFWDELFVLPVLTVRFPALTRALLHYRYRRLPEARRAAADLGRRGALFPWQSGSDGREQSQRLHLNPRSGHWTPDPSHRAHHAGAAIAYSVWQYYQATEDREFLADHGAELLVEIARFWSGSAVYEPADDRYHLRGVIGPDEFHSGYPQAPYDGIDDNAYTNIMAAWTIRHALAAMDLLAPRARAELMETLGVTAAEPAHWAEVASRMFIPFHDGMISQFAGYHDLAELDWDAYRRRYGDIRRLDRILEAEGDDVNRYRVAKQADVLMLLYLLSADELRDQLHHMGYQLDTDTIPRTVDYYLARTTHGSTLSAVVHSWVLARANRDRALEFLTDVLESDIADIQGGTTAEGIHLAAMAGSVDLLQRCFTGLETRSGRMGFSPCWPAALAPLTFPIRYRGHRLTIRIDSRTVEVHADRGDAAPIEIECRGRSARLAAGETIRLPAGK, from the coding sequence ATGTCGACGGCAGGGCCGACGCTGGACACGCGCCGCTACGACGCGGTGATCTTCGACATGGACGGCGTCGTGACCGACAGCGCGTCGGTTCATTTCGCCGCCTGGACAGAATTGTTCGATGCGTTTCTCGCGACCCGCCCGGCCTCGGCCGGAGAGGACACCGCTCCGTTCACCACCGCCGATTATGAGCGGTATGTGGATGGCAAACCGCGCTATGACGGTGTCGCGGATTTCCTCACCGCGCGGCGCATTCTCCTGCCCTTCGGCGAGCCGGCCGATCCCGACGACGCGATGACGATCTGCGGACTGGGCAACCGCAAGGACCGCCTCTTTCTGTCCCGGCTCCACCGTGACGGTGTACCGGCGTTCGCGTCGACGATCGCCTTGATCCGGCGGTTGCGCCGCGCCGGCGTCGGCACCGCGGTCTTCTCCGCCAGCCGCAACTGCGCCGAGGTACTCACGGCGGCCGGGATCGCCGACCTGTTCCGAATTCGAGTGGACGGCCTTGTGGCGCAGGAGCTGGCGTTGCCGGGTAAACCGGATCCGGCGATGCTCGTCGAGACGGCCCGCCGCCTGGGCGCCGACCCGGTGCGCACCGCGGTGGTCGAAGACTCCGAAGCCGGGGTGGCCGCCGGTCGTGGCGGGGGATTCGGGCTGGTCATCGGAGTGGATCGGAGTGGCCACGCCGATCGGCTGCGCGGGTCGGGCGCTGATGTGGTGGTCACCGATCTGGCCGGTGTCCGGGTACGTGATGGCTTCCGGAAAATGTGGGATCTGCCGGACGCGGTGGCCGCGTGGCCGCAAATCGCTGACCTGCTGGACGCCGACAGCGCGGCCGTCCTCCTGGATTTCGACGGCACCCTGGCCGAGATCGTGGCCGATCCGGACGCTGCGACGCTGGTCGACGGCGCGGGGGAGTCGCTGGCCGCGCTGGCGCGGGTGTGCCCGGTCGCGATCGTCAGTGGCCGCGGGCTCGATGATGTGCGGAAGCGAGTCGGGGTGGACGGGCTCTGGTATGCGGGCAGCCACGGCTACGAACTCTGCGCACCCGACGGCACAGTGCACATCCACGAGGCCGGGGCGGTGGCGGAACCCGTGTTGGCGCGCGCCGCCGCCGACATCGAACAGCGGCTGCGGAACGTCGCCGGAGTGCGGGTGGAGCACAAGCGATTCGCGGTCGCCGTCCATCACCGCAACGTCGCCCGCACAGCCGTCGGCCAGGTTGTGGGTGCCGCGCACGAGATCGGCAGGCGGCTCGGCTTACGGGTGACCAACGGCCGCATGGTCACCGAGCTGCAACCGGACGTGGACTGGGACAAAGGCCTTGCGCTGCAATGGATCATGGACCGGCTCGGGATGCCCGCTCGGCCCGTCTACGCCGGTGACGACCTGACCGATGAAGACGCGTTCGACGCGATCGCCTCCGACGGCATACCGATCGTGGTCCGTCAGGCCGAGAACGGTGATCGACGCACCGCGGCGCATTTCGCGCTGGACGGCCCCGCGCGGGTCCGCGACTTTCTCGACCGGCTCGCCGAACTGCTCTCTGGAGCTGACGAGGCCGCCGCCTCCGACTCGTGGCTACTGACCTATGACGGCTACGACCCGGCCACGGAAAAGCTGCGCGAAGCGCTGTGCACTGTCGGCAACGGCTACCTGGCCACTCGTGGCGCGGCACCCGAGTCCCGCGCCGCCGCCCATCACTATCCGGGCACCTACGCGGCCGGGATCTACAACGAACTCCGCGACGAGATCGCCGGGCGCACCGTGCACAACGAAAGCCTGGTGAATCTGCCGAACTGGCTGCCGGTCCGCTGGCGGATCGACGACAGCGAATGGTTCGACGTCGACGACACCGACATACTGACCTACCGGCAGCAATTCGATCTACGCCGCGCCGTACTCATCCGCACCCTGCGCGTGCGTGACCGGGCCGGCCGCGTCACGGCGGTGACCCAACGGCGGTTCGCGGCCATGCACGCCCCGCATCTGTGCGCGCTGGAAATGACGGTCGCCGCCGAGAACTGGTCCGGTCGCCTGACCATCACGTCCGGCATCGATGGGACGGTCCGCAACACGCTCGTCGATCGGTACCGGGATCTGTCCGGCGCACACCTCGCCGTTCGGCAGGCAGCCCCAGTGGGTACCGGCATCGCGCTGGTATTCGCCGAAACCACGCAATCTCGGATACCGATCGCGACCGCGACACGTACGGTCGTGTACCGGGATGATGAAACTCTGGTCGTCGCAAGAGAATTCACCTCCGCCGACAACCAGCCCGCGCACGAATTCGAGATCGAGATCGTTGCGGGCGAACGGGTACTGGTGGAAAAGGTCGCCGCCGTACACACCGGCCACGACACCGCCATATCCGATCCCGCCGCCCAGGCCCTGCGTTCACTCGCCGACGCGGGGCGGTTCGCCGAACTGCTCTCCCGGCACACCACGGCCTGGGAGCACCTGTGGGCACGGTTGCGTATCGACGCCGACGGCAGCGCGCATTTGGCCCGGACCACACGCCTGCACCTGATCCATCTGGCCCAGACATTATCGCCGCACACCGCCGATCTCGACGCCGGAGTACCGGCGCGCGGACTGCACGGCGAGGCCTACCGCGGTCACGTCTTCTGGGACGAACTGTTCGTGCTGCCGGTACTGACCGTGCGCTTCCCGGCATTGACCCGTGCCCTGCTCCACTACCGCTACCGGCGGCTGCCCGAAGCCCGCCGTGCCGCAGCCGATCTCGGTCGCCGCGGCGCGCTGTTTCCATGGCAGTCGGGCAGCGACGGCCGCGAACAGAGCCAGCGGTTGCATCTCAACCCGCGTTCCGGACACTGGACCCCGGACCCGAGCCACCGGGCCCACCACGCCGGTGCGGCGATCGCCTACAGCGTCTGGCAGTACTACCAGGCCACCGAGGATCGCGAGTTCCTCGCCGACCACGGCGCCGAACTGCTGGTGGAGATCGCCCGCTTCTGGTCCGGCAGTGCCGTCTACGAGCCCGCCGACGACCGCTATCACCTGCGCGGTGTCATCGGTCCGGACGAGTTCCACTCCGGATACCCGCAGGCCCCGTACGACGGTATCGATGACAACGCCTACACCAACATCATGGCCGCCTGGACGATCCGTCATGCTCTCGCCGCCATGGACCTGCTGGCACCGCGCGCTCGCGCCGAACTCATGGAGACCCTCGGCGTGACCGCGGCGGAACCCGCTCATTGGGCGGAGGTCGCATCCCGGATGTTCATTCCCTTCCACGACGGAATGATCAGCCAGTTCGCCGGTTACCATGATTTGGCCGAGTTGGACTGGGACGCCTACCGCCGTCGCTACGGCGACATCCGCCGGCTCGATCGAATCCTCGAGGCCGAAGGCGACGACGTCAACCGTTATCGCGTCGCCAAACAAGCCGACGTCCTCATGCTGCTCTACCTGCTCTCCGCCGACGAACTCCGAGACCAGCTGCACCACATGGGATATCAGCTCGACACCGACACGATCCCGCGCACGGTGGACTATTACCTCGCCCGCACCACCCACGGCTCCACCCTGAGCGCCGTCGTGCACAGCTGGGTACTCGCACGCGCCAACCGCGACCGCGCCCTGGAGTTCCTCACCGATGTCCTGGAATCCGATATCGCCGACATCCAGGGCGGCACCACCGCCGAAGGCATTCACCTCGCCGCCATGGCAGGAAGCGTCGATCTCCTGCAACGCTGCTTCACCGGTCTCGAAACCCGCAGCGGCCGAATGGGTTTCAGTCCTTGCTGGCCCGCGGCACTGGCTCCGTTGACGTTTCCGATCCGGTACCGGGGGCACCGCCTGACGATTCGGATCGACAGTCGAACCGTCGAAGTGCACGCCGACCGCGGCGACGCCGCGCCGATCGAAATCGAATGCCGCGGCCGGTCCGCGCGCCTGGCCGCCGGCGAAACGATCCGGCTGCCGGCAGGGAAGTGA
- a CDS encoding phosphatase PAP2 family protein, translating into MRPPRFHWLALGCVGATAAVMWVTESGVADAADRFVFHLVNSVPDGGYRPLWVMQLLGVLGAPMAVAIAAFLTRRRRLAAGMLLLAPTKLLVEYDILKVLVDHERPGTVVPGAILRDVPAAGLAFPSGHAIIVFGMATLLSPYLDSRWRVGLFGAAVAAAVARVYLGAHTPLDVLGGATAGIALGALLNLVVGVPAPRPATTGRTDPRRKTLTGSGRRWHGSGEPKKGNRA; encoded by the coding sequence GTGCGGCCACCACGGTTCCACTGGCTGGCGCTGGGTTGCGTCGGCGCGACCGCCGCGGTGATGTGGGTCACCGAATCGGGCGTCGCCGACGCCGCGGATCGGTTCGTCTTCCACCTGGTCAATTCTGTCCCGGACGGAGGGTATCGGCCGCTGTGGGTGATGCAGCTGCTGGGCGTACTCGGCGCACCGATGGCCGTGGCGATCGCCGCGTTCCTGACTCGCCGACGGCGGCTGGCGGCGGGAATGCTGTTGCTGGCACCGACGAAGCTTCTGGTGGAGTACGACATCCTCAAGGTGCTGGTCGACCATGAGCGTCCCGGCACGGTGGTACCCGGCGCGATCCTGCGGGATGTCCCTGCCGCGGGGCTCGCGTTCCCGTCAGGACACGCGATCATCGTCTTCGGGATGGCGACATTGTTGTCCCCGTACCTCGACAGCCGTTGGCGCGTCGGTCTTTTCGGCGCGGCAGTCGCCGCAGCGGTGGCGCGGGTCTACCTCGGGGCGCATACGCCGTTGGACGTCCTCGGCGGCGCCACCGCCGGGATCGCGCTCGGCGCGCTGCTGAATCTCGTTGTCGGCGTTCCCGCGCCGCGGCCCGCGACAACCGGCCGTACCGATCCGCGACGAAAGACCCTGACCGGCAGCGGACGCCGGTGGCATGGTTCCGGTGAACCGAAGAAGGGCAACCGAGCATGA
- a CDS encoding lysylphosphatidylglycerol synthase domain-containing protein, translating to MTIDATTDHPARAAESSRAPRRRPIERHIGDAVRVVLGIAAVLVSALVAHYTKVPRLEADLFHLINDLPSWVTPALWPVMQLGTIGAVGVVAVTALLFGRVRLARDIAAAGVLAYVLALVVKHLVGRARPDVLLPDLVLRSHQGGLGFVSGHAAVAAALAAATAPWLPRAWRRVAWAAAATVALARVFMGAHLILDVFGGAALGWTIAAGLHLLWGAPVHRAEPPDVRRALTAAGFQPLEVAPVREDARGSRPFTVTTDTGRDLFVKVIGYHERNSDLLFKLFRHLMFRELEDESPFATPKQQAEHEAFLALLARRAGVRTPEIMGVGTTAHGDAWFAEKRIAATTLAHPAESVSDDTLRDVWRQLALLRAARIAHRDLRLANVLVDGEGRPWIVDFGFGEASASQHRLDGDVAELLVSMSLAVGAPRAVRTALEVLGRDAVLGAAPQLQPLALASATRSGVRRHRGLLEELRSAVAAATDTDAVRPEVMVRVRWQTLAWIAATVFATYVLLPQIGRLGATIAVLDDARWYWLTGTFAMAAATYLTATLALMGACPRPLAFGRTVNAQLASSFANRLAPFGLGSTAVNERYLERSGVPRPGAVAAIALIVSSGFLLHFVELVGAGLWLGRTRLLLTSALPSGWGLLIGFVTVMTVLGAGVWIFLKRPEWFDHVRGTAAAITDLARTPRRAALLFGGQLGTNICYIAALGFAVHAFGGAPSPALVAAVFLGGAALGAASPTPAGLGVVEASLVAGLTVGGVPSAAAIAGVLSYRLATFWLPAAIGFFSFRSLQRRRIL from the coding sequence ATGACAATCGACGCGACCACCGATCACCCGGCTCGGGCGGCCGAATCGTCCCGCGCACCGCGGCGCAGGCCGATCGAGCGGCACATCGGCGACGCGGTGCGGGTGGTCCTGGGCATCGCCGCCGTCCTCGTCTCCGCGCTGGTCGCGCACTACACGAAAGTGCCGCGGCTGGAAGCCGACCTGTTCCACCTCATCAACGATCTGCCGTCGTGGGTTACGCCGGCGTTGTGGCCGGTCATGCAGCTGGGCACCATCGGGGCCGTCGGCGTGGTGGCAGTGACCGCGCTGCTGTTCGGCCGCGTGCGGCTCGCCCGCGATATCGCCGCCGCCGGAGTCCTCGCCTACGTGCTGGCGCTGGTGGTCAAACACCTGGTCGGCCGGGCCCGCCCGGACGTCCTGCTGCCGGATCTGGTGCTGCGCAGCCACCAAGGCGGGCTCGGGTTCGTGTCCGGACACGCCGCGGTGGCGGCGGCGCTGGCCGCGGCCACCGCGCCCTGGCTGCCTCGGGCCTGGCGTCGCGTCGCGTGGGCCGCGGCCGCCACCGTCGCTCTGGCGCGCGTATTCATGGGCGCGCACCTGATACTCGACGTCTTCGGCGGCGCGGCCCTCGGCTGGACGATCGCCGCCGGACTGCATCTGCTGTGGGGCGCACCGGTGCACCGTGCCGAACCGCCGGACGTCCGGCGCGCGCTGACGGCGGCCGGTTTCCAGCCACTCGAGGTCGCGCCCGTGCGTGAAGACGCCCGCGGTTCCCGGCCCTTCACCGTCACCACCGACACCGGCCGCGATCTGTTCGTGAAGGTCATCGGCTACCACGAACGCAACTCCGACCTGCTGTTCAAACTCTTCCGGCACCTGATGTTCCGTGAACTGGAAGACGAGTCACCGTTCGCCACACCGAAACAGCAAGCCGAACACGAGGCATTCCTCGCCTTGCTCGCCCGCCGCGCGGGGGTCCGCACCCCGGAGATCATGGGTGTCGGAACCACCGCTCACGGCGATGCCTGGTTCGCCGAGAAACGCATCGCCGCAACCACTCTCGCGCACCCGGCCGAATCCGTTTCCGATGACACGCTCCGCGATGTCTGGCGTCAGCTCGCGCTGCTGCGCGCCGCGCGTATCGCCCACCGTGACCTGCGACTGGCCAATGTTCTCGTCGATGGCGAGGGACGACCCTGGATCGTCGACTTCGGTTTCGGGGAAGCCAGCGCGTCGCAGCACCGGCTCGACGGCGACGTGGCCGAATTACTGGTCTCGATGAGTCTCGCGGTCGGCGCGCCACGAGCGGTGCGCACGGCTCTCGAAGTGCTCGGCCGCGACGCGGTGCTCGGCGCCGCACCGCAACTGCAACCGCTGGCGCTGGCATCGGCGACACGTAGCGGTGTCCGCCGCCACCGCGGCCTGCTCGAGGAGTTGCGGTCGGCTGTCGCCGCGGCGACCGACACCGATGCCGTGCGCCCGGAGGTGATGGTGCGCGTGCGCTGGCAAACTCTGGCCTGGATCGCCGCCACCGTGTTCGCCACCTACGTCCTGCTGCCGCAGATCGGCCGGCTCGGCGCCACCATCGCCGTCCTGGACGACGCGCGCTGGTACTGGCTGACCGGAACCTTCGCGATGGCCGCGGCCACCTACCTCACCGCGACGCTGGCGCTGATGGGCGCCTGTCCGCGGCCGTTGGCCTTCGGGCGCACGGTCAACGCGCAGCTGGCGTCGTCGTTCGCGAACCGGCTCGCGCCGTTCGGTCTCGGGTCCACCGCCGTCAACGAGCGATATCTGGAGCGGTCCGGAGTGCCGCGCCCCGGCGCGGTCGCCGCCATCGCTCTCATCGTGAGCTCCGGATTCCTGCTCCATTTCGTCGAATTGGTCGGGGCGGGACTGTGGCTGGGCCGCACTCGTCTCCTGCTCACCTCGGCGCTGCCCAGTGGCTGGGGGTTGCTCATCGGTTTCGTCACCGTCATGACCGTGCTCGGAGCCGGCGTCTGGATATTCCTGAAACGGCCCGAGTGGTTCGACCATGTGCGCGGTACCGCGGCGGCGATCACCGACCTCGCGCGCACACCACGCCGGGCCGCCCTGTTGTTCGGCGGGCAATTGGGCACCAATATCTGCTACATCGCGGCACTCGGCTTCGCGGTGCACGCCTTCGGTGGCGCGCCGTCGCCCGCGCTGGTGGCCGCCGTCTTCCTCGGCGGGGCGGCCCTCGGCGCCGCCAGCCCCACCCCCGCCGGACTCGGCGTGGTCGAAGCCTCCCTGGTCGCCGGGCTCACCGTCGGCGGCGTCCCCAGCGCCGCCGCGATCGCCGGCGTGCTGTCCTACCGCCTGGCCACCTTCTGGCTGCCTGCCGCCATCGGATTCTTCTCGTTCCGGTCGCTGCAGCGTCGCCGAATCCTCTGA